The Methylomonas montana DNA window AAACTGTGGAGCGGCGTATACGGGAGCATGAAACCCAGCTTGTCGTCATCCGGTGCAACACCAGGCGCTAACGATTCGCCTTGCGCTTGCAACAGCACGATAGGCGCGGTGTGATGCTGCAAGACTGACAGTTCCTGAGAGTTGATAAGCGCATAACGGCTTACCATAGATGCATCCCTTGCCAGCAACGCAAGCGGTTTGGCGTAACGACGCTTGCGCTGTCTGAGCATATCGACGGCCTCGGCATTACTCGCGTCGCAAGCCAGATGAAAACCGCCCAGACCCTTGATGGCGACTATAAAGCCTTGGCGAAGCATCTCGGCAGATTGGCTAATTGGATCGTCCATGGCTCCCATGCTCTGCGTGGGAACGATAAGCGCTTCCAGCCATAACTTCGGCCCACAAACAGGACAACAATTGGCCTGAGCGTGAAAGCGCCTGTCGGCAGGATCGTCGTATTCCTGCTTACATTGCGGGCACATTGCAAACGCCGCCATGCTGGTATGACCACGGTCGTACGGCACGCTGCGCACAATGGACAGACGCGGGCCGCAATGGGTACAGTTGGTAAACGGGTAGCGGTAACGGCGATTATCGGGATCGGCTATTTCGGCCAGACATTCCGGGCAGGTGGCGGCATCGGCGGCTATTGGGGTATCGATACCATCGCTCCGACTGGCGACGATCTGAAATTCGCTGGGCGCGACGCCGGCTAATTCTTCGATTTCCAAGCCTTCCAAGCGCGCTAGAGGCGGCAACTGCAGAGGTATTTGCTCGATAAAAACATTTAGATCCTGCTCTTCGCCGAACGCACGAATCATCACCCCTTCGCCATCATTCCATACCGAGCCGGTCAGGCGGTGTTGGCGCGCCAGATGCCAGATCGCCGGCCGAAAGCCGACGCCCTGCACCACGCCGCGAACTCGAATCGCCTTGCCGGGCATCAGCAGATGCGCGGCAACTGCTCGCCGACCGGCCAATCGACAATACGCCGCCCGCCGAAAGCCGTGGTCATTTGCACGAAGTCGTGTAGATCGGCTATGACGTTGCCGATGATAGCCGCGTCTCGGCCCAGCGGATGTTGGCGCATCGCCGCCAACAAAGCCTCGGCGGCATCGGCCTCGCAGATGCAGACCAATTTGCCTTCGTTGGCGACATACAAAGGATCGAGCCCGAGGATTTCGCAGGCGGCTTTGACTTCGGCCTTGACCGGAATCTTGGCTTCGTCTATCACCATACCGACGCCGGACTGCTTGGCTAACTCGTTCAAAGCGGTCGCCAGCCCACCGCGCGTCGGGTCGCGCAAACAACGCAACGCCGACGGCGCGACCGCGACTAGCTCGGCAACCAAACCGTGCAGAGCTGCGGAATCGGAAACGATGCTGGTCTGAAATTGCAGATTCTCGCGACTGGCCATGATCGCCACACCGTGATCGCCTATCGAACCGCTGACTAAAATCGCGCAACCCGGCCGGGCCCGGTCGCCGGAGATATTGACTCCGTCCGGCACCACGCCGACGCCGGTGGTGGTAATGAATACGCCGTCTCCCTTACCGCGCTCCACCACCTTGGTATCGCCGGTCACAATCGGCGTGCCGGCGGCCTTGGCGGCGGCAGCCATGCTGATCACAATTTTTTCCAAAACGGCCAGTGGCAAACCTTCTTCCAGGATAAATCCCGCCGCCAGATACAAGGGCTTGGCGCCGGACATCGCCACGTCGTTCAGCGTGCCATGCACGGAAAGCGAGCCAATGTCTCCGCCCGGAAAAAACAAGGGCGAAATGACATGACCGTCGGTGCTGATCGCCAACCGACCGGCCGGTACATTGAATAAAGCTTGATCGTTATGCTGGCACAGCAAGTCGTTATCAAAATGCTTGATGAACAATTCGTCGATCAACTGCGCCATCGCCCGGCCGCCACCACCGTGGCTGAGATCGACGTGGCCGGTTTTTAGATTTAAAGGGGTTGCGTAACGCTCTGGCACGGGTTATGTCTCGTTATTGAAATGAATGCAAGTGGCAGGAAAGCTTAAATTTACATGTACATCAGGCCAAAACCGTTCTCCGCAAAAATACCGTCGCTAATTAAATGCATCGGAGATGTTTGCTTCAAATTTCCGGCTGTGATAGAAAACTTCCGCCGATGATTAAACCCATCCGCACCATCGGTTTGAGCATGATACTTCTGTGAAAAAGTGTTGAAGCTATACCGCTAAGTAAAATAATTAAAATCACGAGGAAACCTACAATGAAAACTAAAATTTTTGCACTGCTGGCGATTGCTTCTGTTGCATTGATCCCTTCCCTGTCCGCGGCTGGCGAAGCAGATACCTGTAAAGGCTGCCATAACGGCTCCGTGGCTCCGGCTGTTGACGCTTTGAAAGCCAAATTCAAAACCGCCGACGAATTAGTCGCCGGGGCTAAAGCGTCTAAAAACGACATGATGAAACCGATGCAAAGCAATGACGCGAAATTGAAAGCCGCTGCTGCAGAAATCTATAAATAAGCCCTGCCCTCTCACCCCAGAGTAACCTGGGGTTATCCAGGTGGACACTTCATCAGTGTCCACCTTTTTATGCTCTAGCCTTATCGCAGCCGTCCGTAACTCCAATACGCGGCACAAGCCCCCTCCGACGACACCATACAGGAGCCCATCGGGTTTTCCGGGGTGCAGACGGTGCCCAACAACTTGCAATCTTGCGGCTTTTTCGCGCCGCGCAGGATGGCAGGACATTCACAGCCTTTCACGTCACTGGCTTCGATAGCCGGCATCTCGAAGCGCTGTTCGGCGTCGAACTCGGCGTATTCGGCTTTTAACTTCAACGCACTATTCGAAATCAAACCCAGACCGCGCCATTCAAATTGCGGACGCAGTTCAAACACCTCGTCCATCAAGGCTTGAGCTTTGACATTGCCGTCGCGCGTCACCGCCCGGCTATATTCGTTTTCCACCTCGTGCCGGCCATCGTTCAATTGCCGAATCAGCATCAAGGACGACTGCATCACGTCCAGTGGCTCGAAACCGGCGATGACAATGGGTTTTGCGTAATGCTCTGAGAAAGTTTCGTAGGGCTTACTACCGATCACGCTACTCACATGGGATGGCCCCAGAAAGGCATCGATAGCCACCGGCTCCGGCGCATCCAAAATAGCCTGCATCGCTGACGGCGTTAACACGTGATTGCAGAATACCGAGAAATTAATCAATCCTTCCGTTTGCGCCTGTTTAATGGCAACAGCAGTCGGCGGTGTGGTGGTCTCGAAACCGATCGCGAAAAACACCACTTGCCGGTCCGGATTATCCCGGGCGATTTTCAACACATCCTGAGTAGAATAAACCATGCGAATATCGCCGCCGGCCGCCTTGGCTTTTAACAGACTGTTACGATGAGAGGCCGGCACCCGCATCAGATCGGCATAAGTGCAGAGGATTACGTTGTGCTGATCCACCAATTGAATCGCGTTGTCGATGCGTCCGGTCGGCAGCACACACACCGGGCAGCCGGGGCCGTGAATGAACTCGACGTTGCTCGGCATCAAATCCTGAACGCCGTAACGAAAAATCGCATGGGTATGGCCGCCGCAAAATTCCATCAGACGATAATGCCGCTCGGGATTAACGGTTTGGGCAATAACCTGCGCCAATTGCTTGGCCAAATCGTGCTGGCGAAATTCGTCGATGTATTTCATGACGCCGCCAGACCGGCTTCCGCGAACAAGGCCAAAGTTTTCAACGCCTCTTCCTCGTCGATCTTATTCAGCGCGTAGCCGACATGCACCAGCACGTAATCGCCAACTTTCACGTCGTCGACCAATGCCAGCGAGACTTCGACTTTAACGCCATCCAAACTGGCGATCGCCATCTGCGTAGCAAAATCAATATCAGTAATTTGGGCAGGCAGGGCTAGGCACATGTTGGTTTTTTCGTTTTGCCGCGGTTATTCAATATTGGTATCACTATTACGACGGACTATTTTAATGCTGATCCCGCATCGGTGGTGCAGGATAGTTTTCAGAGAATGTCCTCGGCAACAACCTTATGCATTGCTCTACCTCCCATTCATTATGGCCTAATAGCAATTAGATAGAATCAGAAACAATCAAGGATTTTATGCAATGGCCGTAGCTTATATAGCTGATTTGGAAAGGTCTCGGCATAAACATGCTGAGCATTTGCTTCTATACCTTCTCTTGCGGAGATATCAACTATCATATTGACAAAGCGCTGGCGGTGTTCTTCCATCTTACGCAATGTCTCTTCCCGGATCTTCAAAGGATCTATATTGCGCTCAATCATACGGTTTACCCCTTCGTTCACAGCTTCTGGATCAGCCTCGACAATAGCAACATAATCATCATCAAAGAATACGTCCCGACCTCCATAACTGTGCGTGGAAACAACAGGCAAGCCCGACAGCAAATATTCGATAGATGCAAACATAGCTCCTTCAGTTTCAGACAGGCATAGCCCGACGCGAGCTTGGTTGATGTAGCCGCAGACATCATCCCGAGGAATCTGTCTAAACGAAGAAATCTCGACATTCTCCTGTGGAAAATTGAGCCAACTGGCATGCCCTAGAATCGCTTTGATCTCCTCAAAATAGTCCAGATGTTGAGTCGAAAGGTAAGTAATGATAGCTAAGCGCTCGATCAGTCGCGTTAACTCATGCCTTTTATAAGGAGCAGAAACAGCATTATGTATGGCATCGAATTGCTTAGCCACATCGGCATCAACTTTGAAGCGAGTTTCATCAGCCAGACAATTTTGGTTTACAAATACCGATTCGACGCCGAGGTCGTCGTATATCTGAGTCTGAGCGGCATTATTCGCTAGAAATATGAACCGGTGCTCTGGATAGATCTTCGAATGTTTTAGCAAAACCGGTGAAAACAGCTGCTTGTATGTATCAGCGTAATACTCGATACCGCTTCTAACAAGGCCCAAAAAATAGACTCTACGCCTTTTCAGTACGTCAAAGAAAGGAATCCAGAGGGATTCATTATCGAAAAAATCTTCCGGTATTAGAACAACTAAAGGTGTCTTGCTAACCACAAAGTAATGACCAACAGGAACCGGAAAATATTGTTTTAGCCGACTGGCAAGTAGCCATGGCAATTGATCGATCAGTTTATGCACCTTCAGGTCTAAATTCATGCTTTATTGCTCCAATCAATGGCAAGGACTGCGTAGTATCTATTAAGTAAGCTATTTGACAAAGACCAATCAAGTATAAGCTATCTGCTGCAGTTCCAACTCCACCTTCAACCAGGTCAACCAATTTTCCATGCCCTCGCCGGTCTTGGCCGATAAGGACAACACCTTGATGCGCGGATTAACCTGCTTCGCGTACTGAATGCTCTGCGCGCTGTCGAAATCCAGATGCGGCAGCAAATCGGTTTTGTTCAGGATCATTAAATCGGCGGCATGGAACATGTCCGGGTATTTGATCGGCTTATCTTCGCCTTCCGTCACCGACAAGATCACCACCTTGTGCGCCTCACCCAAATCAAAAGCCGACGGGCAAACCAGATTGCCGACGTTTTCGATGAATAGCAAACTGTGCTCGGGTAAATTCAGACTTTCCAAGCCATGACCGACCCGATGAGCATCCAAATGGCAGCCCTTGCCAGTGTTAATTTGCAAGGCCGGCACGCCGGTGGCGCGAATGCGGTCAGCATCGCGGGCGGTTTGTTGGTCGCCTTCGATCACCGCGATGCTCAACTCGTCTTTCAGACGGAGAATGGTTTCGGTCAACAGCGTGGTTTTACCGGAACCGGGGCTGGAGACCAAGTTCAAAGCCAGCATGCCGCGCTCACTAAAATAGCGGCGATTTTCCTCGGCGTAACGACTATTTTTGGCCAGAATGTCCTGCTCGATTTGCACCATCCGCGCCTGAGTCAGGCCCGGCGCATGCGAGTGTTCGGCTGTATGTTCGTGATGATGCTGATGTCCATGGTCATGGTTGTGATCATGGGCATGCTCGTGATCGTGTAATTCGTCGTGCGAGTGAATTTGGCCCTCGCCGCAGCCGCATACGCCGCACATTACTCTACCTCCAGTTCTTTGATTCGCATTTGATCGCCGCCGACGATCTGTAATTGATGACTGCCGCAGTGCGGGCATTCGTCGTATAACTGTTGCACCAACACCTCGCAGCCGCAAGGCATACACCAGGCCACACCCGGCACTTCGATAATTTCCAGCCGGGCCTGTTCGGCCAAGGAGCCTTGCATCACCACCTCAAAACTAAAATGCATCGCCTCCGGCTCGACGCCGGACAACGCGCCGATCTCCAGCCACACGGTTTTGACCCTGGCGAACTGCTGAGCCTTGGCCTGTTGTTCGATGATCTGTAACACGCTCTCGCAAAGCGACATTTCGTGCATGGCGATACTCTGTTTGTTTCAGTTTTCCGGCATTAACACCAGCCGGTATTGCACACATGGATCGACCGCGTTGATCAACCATTCCGCCTGCTGCCGCAAACCATCCGCATCGGCGACCCGCAAAGACTTTAAACCTTGGGCCAGCACGCCATCGGGGTGAAAATTCCATTCGGTCGGCGCGACGATGCGGTAATCGTACACCCGGCCCTTGCGTAAGGCCAGGCGATGCATCAGCAAGCCGCGCGCGGCCTGAACTTGCGCCAGGCCGATGCCTTCGGCGGCAGACGCCGGCATCGTAACGCTTGACGGCGTTAAACCTTGCGGGACAGCCGCCACTTCCAGTAAAACCGCTGCAAACCGCACCAACAAACCGTTGCCGTAACGGCTGAGCAACTCGGCAATCAAGGGCTGCGCTTGCTGGCGACTCAGCGGCGTCGATTCGTAACAGCGGCCCAGCCACTGCGGCGCGCGGCAGAACGCCGATAAATCCTTTTCTTGCAATTGGCGATGCAGCTCGGCTTGATCCAATGTCGGCAAACAAGCCACGTCACTCGCGCCCAATGCTTGCCAGTCTCGTTGATAAAGGCTGCTTAATAACTCAGCGGACATGGCCACGTTGCCAGCCAGCCAATCGCGCAATTGGGCCTCATCGGCAATTGTTAGAAATTGGCTCAAGCCGCCAGCGAAAATCGCTTGATCGATCAAGCCAGTTAATTCGACAAGTAAAGTCTGCAAATGCGGTACGTCGATCCGCAACTGGCTATCCAGCCTAAAGGCCTCGCCATCTTTAAATAAACACGACCTGAACTGTCTATCCAATTTTAATAGCGCCGCAAGCGCGATCTTATCGGCAGGCTGACCCAGCAAAATCGGCCAATCCAGCAATATCCGCCAGGCGTGTTCGCGCACGGTTTCCAGTTGCACCAAGCATTCCCTAGCGGCGTCGGCTTCCGTCTCGGCAGGCATCTGCAAGGCAGCACGGCAGGCCAGCAAGGCGACGTAAGCCTGGGCGTTGCCGCATAAAGAAAACAACAATGGCACCACGCTCAACAACTGCTCAGGCGTTTTGCCGATCAACACCCGTGCCGCTTCGGGTCGGGTCGAGTCTATCTTCACCGAACCGACCTTGCCGGCGCTATGCGTCAGTTCGATATGAATCTCGCCCGCCGGCGTCACTTAAGGTCTTACCAAATTGCCGCGCAACAAATCGCGGCGACTGAGTGCTCGCGGCGTCGGGCCAGTCAACAAGGCTTGCAAAGCGCTTTCCGCCGCAGCCACTGCCACCGCTTGATCGGCAAACTGAAACATCGGCGAAAACAGCGAACACTGCGCGTACCGGCCCAGTTGCGCTTCGTCGGCGACGGTAAATTCGAAGCTGCCGTACGGGAACGGCTGTTCAAATTTGCTGCCGGGCGACTGGCTAATCCAGTTGCTTTCCACTCCCGGCAGCAACAACACATTCATAAACCAAGGCGTAATCAACACACCCACCCAATCTGCGTTGTATTGGTTAAACCCCAGGGCTCGCACCACCAATGCCGGATTCAACACCGGCATATCGTGCATCCGCGTGGTCAGGATGTCGTTAAACACCGCCTCCAGCACGCACCGAATCTGCTCACCGTCCTGCCATGCCATGTTTAGTCGTCCAGCACCAAAAAACCCTGCTTGGGCGCGCCGCATTGCGGGCAGCTCCAATGCTCGGGCAAATCCGCGAATGCCGTACCGGGCGGCACTTGCCAGACGGTGTCGCCCTCGGACGGGTCGTAGACATGCCAGCAAATCTTGCATTCCAGCCTGGACTCGGCCGGCAAGCGTGAGGCATCGCCACCGAAAGCCCCGGCAAAGAAGCCTTCGCTCACAGATACACCTGCAAAATTTCCTGCAAACGCTGGTGGCTGTCGGCGATGTCTTCCGCCGACGCACAGGCCACATTCGGCACCTCGCTGACTTCCAGCGTATTCAGGATCAGCGTATCCTGCGAATTAAAATATCGCACCCACCAGACGTTGCGGGTGGCGGTAGCGTCGATCCGGCAGTTGCCATAACCGCGCGACAAAATGGTCACCGCGCCCTTGCCCAAGCGTTGCTCCAGAAACGCCAAATCCTGCTCGGTTTGCGGCAACAAACTCAGGTTGATGATGTGCGCTTCAGTGCCGGGTTGATACTCGGCGATCTTGGCATTCAACTCGGCCAGTAGCGGCGGCGCGTTCATCACCCCGTCCGGCAACACGCTCATGTCGGTATCGATATGTTTAGCGGCATCGGCAAACGCGGTTTGCAAGATGGCTTGCGGGATGATGCCGACTTCCAGGATGTCGGTAACGATCTGTTTTTGCCCATTCAGACATTGCGAACGCCAGACGCCGGCCAGCACCGATTCCTGAATCCGCAAGGTTTGCGCGCCATTACACAGCATGCTGACCTCGCCCTCGCCGAGCAGTTCGTCGACGAACTGGCGATTGGTTTGGTCCAGGCTTATCAAATCGATGGTTTGGCTGTTTGCCGGGTACGTCGCCAGATCCTGCTCAAGCTGCTGCAACGCGGTTTTGGCCTGCGCCAGATCGGCCGCATTCAAGTCCACCGAAATCATCGGCATCCGGTAGGTGGTCATTTCTTCCGGCATCGCCAGATAGTCGAGTTCGACGCCGTCTTCCTCGGCGGGTTGGCTGCCTTGGCCAAAAATTGGGAGAGATATGCTGGTCATTTTTTGGTTGTTTGTTGAATTAAGTTGTAGGCTGGTTAAGCGAACTGCATCCGGCACTGGATTATTTTTTTGGTGTCGCTATCGCGAGGATGTTTTTAGATGTCGGGTCTCGGCCCGACAGCCGAGTGACTTTTCTTTGCTTGGCCAAAGA harbors:
- the hypE gene encoding hydrogenase expression/formation protein HypE codes for the protein MAQLIDELFIKHFDNDLLCQHNDQALFNVPAGRLAISTDGHVISPLFFPGGDIGSLSVHGTLNDVAMSGAKPLYLAAGFILEEGLPLAVLEKIVISMAAAAKAAGTPIVTGDTKVVERGKGDGVFITTTGVGVVPDGVNISGDRARPGCAILVSGSIGDHGVAIMASRENLQFQTSIVSDSAALHGLVAELVAVAPSALRCLRDPTRGGLATALNELAKQSGVGMVIDEAKIPVKAEVKAACEILGLDPLYVANEGKLVCICEADAAEALLAAMRQHPLGRDAAIIGNVIADLHDFVQMTTAFGGRRIVDWPVGEQLPRIC
- the hypD gene encoding hydrogenase formation protein HypD, with protein sequence MKYIDEFRQHDLAKQLAQVIAQTVNPERHYRLMEFCGGHTHAIFRYGVQDLMPSNVEFIHGPGCPVCVLPTGRIDNAIQLVDQHNVILCTYADLMRVPASHRNSLLKAKAAGGDIRMVYSTQDVLKIARDNPDRQVVFFAIGFETTTPPTAVAIKQAQTEGLINFSVFCNHVLTPSAMQAILDAPEPVAIDAFLGPSHVSSVIGSKPYETFSEHYAKPIVIAGFEPLDVMQSSLMLIRQLNDGRHEVENEYSRAVTRDGNVKAQALMDEVFELRPQFEWRGLGLISNSALKLKAEYAEFDAEQRFEMPAIEASDVKGCECPAILRGAKKPQDCKLLGTVCTPENPMGSCMVSSEGACAAYWSYGRLR
- a CDS encoding HypC/HybG/HupF family hydrogenase formation chaperone — protein: MCLALPAQITDIDFATQMAIASLDGVKVEVSLALVDDVKVGDYVLVHVGYALNKIDEEEALKTLALFAEAGLAAS
- a CDS encoding glycosyltransferase, whose product is MNLDLKVHKLIDQLPWLLASRLKQYFPVPVGHYFVVSKTPLVVLIPEDFFDNESLWIPFFDVLKRRRVYFLGLVRSGIEYYADTYKQLFSPVLLKHSKIYPEHRFIFLANNAAQTQIYDDLGVESVFVNQNCLADETRFKVDADVAKQFDAIHNAVSAPYKRHELTRLIERLAIITYLSTQHLDYFEEIKAILGHASWLNFPQENVEISSFRQIPRDDVCGYINQARVGLCLSETEGAMFASIEYLLSGLPVVSTHSYGGRDVFFDDDYVAIVEADPEAVNEGVNRMIERNIDPLKIREETLRKMEEHRQRFVNMIVDISAREGIEANAQHVYAETFPNQLYKLRPLHKILDCF
- the hypB gene encoding hydrogenase nickel incorporation protein HypB, which translates into the protein MCGVCGCGEGQIHSHDELHDHEHAHDHNHDHGHQHHHEHTAEHSHAPGLTQARMVQIEQDILAKNSRYAEENRRYFSERGMLALNLVSSPGSGKTTLLTETILRLKDELSIAVIEGDQQTARDADRIRATGVPALQINTGKGCHLDAHRVGHGLESLNLPEHSLLFIENVGNLVCPSAFDLGEAHKVVILSVTEGEDKPIKYPDMFHAADLMILNKTDLLPHLDFDSAQSIQYAKQVNPRIKVLSLSAKTGEGMENWLTWLKVELELQQIAYT
- the hypA gene encoding hydrogenase maturation nickel metallochaperone HypA, with product MHEMSLCESVLQIIEQQAKAQQFARVKTVWLEIGALSGVEPEAMHFSFEVVMQGSLAEQARLEIIEVPGVAWCMPCGCEVLVQQLYDECPHCGSHQLQIVGGDQMRIKELEVE
- a CDS encoding nickel-dependent hydrogenase large subunit, coding for MTPAGEIHIELTHSAGKVGSVKIDSTRPEAARVLIGKTPEQLLSVVPLLFSLCGNAQAYVALLACRAALQMPAETEADAARECLVQLETVREHAWRILLDWPILLGQPADKIALAALLKLDRQFRSCLFKDGEAFRLDSQLRIDVPHLQTLLVELTGLIDQAIFAGGLSQFLTIADEAQLRDWLAGNVAMSAELLSSLYQRDWQALGASDVACLPTLDQAELHRQLQEKDLSAFCRAPQWLGRCYESTPLSRQQAQPLIAELLSRYGNGLLVRFAAVLLEVAAVPQGLTPSSVTMPASAAEGIGLAQVQAARGLLMHRLALRKGRVYDYRIVAPTEWNFHPDGVLAQGLKSLRVADADGLRQQAEWLINAVDPCVQYRLVLMPEN
- the hybE gene encoding [NiFe]-hydrogenase assembly chaperone HybE, which codes for MAWQDGEQIRCVLEAVFNDILTTRMHDMPVLNPALVVRALGFNQYNADWVGVLITPWFMNVLLLPGVESNWISQSPGSKFEQPFPYGSFEFTVADEAQLGRYAQCSLFSPMFQFADQAVAVAAAESALQALLTGPTPRALSRRDLLRGNLVRP
- a CDS encoding rubredoxin; translation: MSEGFFAGAFGGDASRLPAESRLECKICWHVYDPSEGDTVWQVPPGTAFADLPEHWSCPQCGAPKQGFLVLDD
- a CDS encoding hydrogenase expression/formation protein, whose amino-acid sequence is MTSISLPIFGQGSQPAEEDGVELDYLAMPEEMTTYRMPMISVDLNAADLAQAKTALQQLEQDLATYPANSQTIDLISLDQTNRQFVDELLGEGEVSMLCNGAQTLRIQESVLAGVWRSQCLNGQKQIVTDILEVGIIPQAILQTAFADAAKHIDTDMSVLPDGVMNAPPLLAELNAKIAEYQPGTEAHIINLSLLPQTEQDLAFLEQRLGKGAVTILSRGYGNCRIDATATRNVWWVRYFNSQDTLILNTLEVSEVPNVACASAEDIADSHQRLQEILQVYL